The following coding sequences lie in one Arachis ipaensis cultivar K30076 chromosome B05, Araip1.1, whole genome shotgun sequence genomic window:
- the LOC107644464 gene encoding probable LRR receptor-like serine/threonine-protein kinase At4g29180 isoform X2, producing the protein MAESDVTNVCLVNKGKGTPFISALELRPIYSPIYNAEFGESSSLLLFKRWDIGSMINASGRYQDDVYDRIWSPYDSPSWDSVKTSSEINVNANGYRAPFEVMKNAARPRNNSDALELSWTPDKPNSKFYVYLYFAELDQLQKTQLRKFNISWNGSPLFEPLVPRYLYATVVSNSKPLVANEHHVSIQKTKDSTLPPILNAVEIYVVREQDTIPTLEQDVDAMVDTKERYGVQRNWVGDPCEPRNYSWEGIRCNYSASLPRQIISLNLSSSGLSGIIAPSIANLSLLESLDLSNNSLTGTVPRFLEELRFLKYLNLQGNKLSGSVTNTLEERSRAGLLTMKVDDQNRCAWGDKKNKKVVVPIVASLSSVLALLVVFILIWKFMRTNNSDEEMSKPINEVRTVASRNWQYTYVEVLEITENFKMVIGKGGFGTVYIGKTKNGNQVAVKVFSPSSSSQGPKEFQTEAELLMTVHHKNLVSFIGYCDDDNKMALIYEYMANGNLKDYLSVRNSQNLSWERRIQIAIDAAEGLDYLHHGCKPPIIHRDVKSANILLNEDLEAKIADFGLSRVFRNEKQNVEVSAVHQNDNKNTESAVMGTTGYLDPEYYKLRNLNEKSDIYSFGIVLLELITGQPAVLKGEQRMHILDWLRPELESKDLSRVLDSRLQGQYDENAAWKALGIAISCTASTSIQRPTMSVVLSELKQCLKMELPRPSETIMVPRNVYSELYSSSEAYSMDSESITYPFPR; encoded by the exons ATGGCAGAATCAGATGTTACTAATGTTTGTCTTGTAAATAAGGGAAAAGGAACTCCTTTTATCTCAGCATTGGAACTTAGGCCTATTTATAGTCCTATTTATAATGCAGAGTTTGGTGAATCTTCTTCTTTGTTACTTTTCAAAAGATGGGACATTGGTTCAATGATCAATGCAAGCGGAAGATATCAAGATGACGTCTATGATAGAATTTGGTCCCCTTATGATTCCCCCTCTTGGGATTCTGTAAAAACTTCTTCAGAAATCAATGTCAATGCTAATGGTTATAGAGCACCGTTTGAAGTCATGAAGAATGCTGCTAGGCCTAGGAATAACAGCGATGCTTTGGAACTTTCTTGGACCCCAGATAAACCGAATTCAAAGTTTTATGTCTACTTGTACTTTGCTGAATTGGATCAGCTTCAGAAAACACAGTTGAGGAAGTTTAATATATCTTGGAATGGATCTCCCTTGTTTGAACCTTTAGTTCCACGCTACTTATATGCAACTGTTGTTTCTAATTCGAAACCATTGGTGGCGAATGAACATCATGTTTCTATACAGAAGACAAAAGATTCAACCCTTCCACCTATTCTTAATGCGGTTGAGATTTATGTTGTAAGAGAGCAAGACACAATTCCAACACTTGAACAAGATG TTGATGCTATGGTGGACACCAAAGAAAGATATGGAGTTCAAAGAAATTGGGTGGGCGATCCTTGTGAGCCAAGGAACTACTCTTGGGAGGGCATAAGATGCAACTACAGCGCTTCGCTTCCTCGCCAAATTATATCACT GAATCTAAGCTCAAGTGGTTTGAGTGGAATAATAGCTCCTTCCATTGCCAATCTCTCTTTGCTGGAATCATT GGATTTATCTAACAACAGCTTAACCGGAACAGTCCCTCGGTTTTTAGAAGAACTGAGATTCCTTAAATATTT GAACTTACAAGGTAACAAATTATCAGGTTCTGTCACTAATACTCTTGAAGAAAGATCAAGGGCTGGATTACTAACAATGAA GGTGGATGATCAAAATCGATGCGCCTGGGGTGACAAAAAGaacaaaaaggttgttgttcccATAGTCGCCTCATTATCATCGGTTTTAGCTCTATTGGTTGTTTTCATCTTGATTTGGAAGTTTATGAGAACTAATAACTCAG ATGAGGAGATGAGCAAGCCCATCAATGAAGTAAGAACCGTAGCGTCAAGGAACTGGCAATATACCTATGTCGAGGTCTTAGAGATCACGGAAAACTTCAAAATGGTCATTGGGAAAGGAGGATTTGGAACTGTGTATATTGGTAAGACAAAAAATGGCAACCAAGTTGCAGTTAAGGTgttttctccatcatcatcatcacaggGCCCAAAGGAATTTCAGACCGAG GCTGAGCTCTTGATGACTGTTCATCACAAAAATTTGGTATCATTCATTGGTTACTGTGATGATGATAATAAAATGGCACTCATATATGAGTACATGGCGAATGGCAACCTAAAAGATTATCTCTCAG TTAGAAACTCACAAAACTTGAGCTGGGAAAGGCGAATTCAGATAGCGATTGATGCTGCAGAGG GATTGGATTACCTACACCATGGATGCAAGCCACCTATAATACACAGAGATGTCAAGTCGGCTAACATTCTTTTAAACGAAGACTTAGAAGCGAAGATAGCCGATTTCGGCCTCTCTAGGGTGTTTCGCAATGAAAAACAAAATGTAGAAGTATCAGCAGTCCATCAGAATGATAACAAAAATACAGAATCAGCAGTCATGGGAACCACTGGTTACCTTGATCCAGA ATACTACAAATTGAGGAACTTGAATGAGAAGAGTGACATCTACAGCTTTGGAATTGTTCTATTGGAACTAATCACGGGGCAGCCGGCCGTATTAAAAGGCGAGCAGCGAATGCACATTCTTGATTGGTTAAGGCCAGAGCTTGAAAGTAAAGATTTGAGCAGAGTATTGGATTCAAGGCTGCAAGGGCAATATGATGAAAATGCTGCATGGAAAGCATTAGGAATAGCAATATCATGCACTGCATCAACCTCCATTCAGAGGCCTACAATGAGTGTTGTGTTATCAGAATTAAAGCAGTGTTTGAAGATGGAATTGCCTAGGCCTAGTGAAACAATTATGGTGCCAAGAAATGTGTATAGTGAACTTTATAGTTCATCTGAAGCATATTCCATGGATAGTGAATCAATCACCTACCCTTTCCCAAGATAG
- the LOC107644464 gene encoding probable LRR receptor-like serine/threonine-protein kinase At4g29180 isoform X1 translates to MSRNMANSSTFFLLWMLCSVALAIFIQAQQQTGFISIDCGSPENLSYTDDVTNIKYSSDGSYIQTGVNKNISTEYAYPKNPNLPEPLSDLRSFPQGVRNCYGLIAGRKGNLHFIRASFLYGNYDGENNLPEFDLYVGVNFWSSVTFRDASEEVVLEIISMAESDVTNVCLVNKGKGTPFISALELRPIYSPIYNAEFGESSSLLLFKRWDIGSMINASGRYQDDVYDRIWSPYDSPSWDSVKTSSEINVNANGYRAPFEVMKNAARPRNNSDALELSWTPDKPNSKFYVYLYFAELDQLQKTQLRKFNISWNGSPLFEPLVPRYLYATVVSNSKPLVANEHHVSIQKTKDSTLPPILNAVEIYVVREQDTIPTLEQDVDAMVDTKERYGVQRNWVGDPCEPRNYSWEGIRCNYSASLPRQIISLNLSSSGLSGIIAPSIANLSLLESLDLSNNSLTGTVPRFLEELRFLKYLNLQGNKLSGSVTNTLEERSRAGLLTMKVDDQNRCAWGDKKNKKVVVPIVASLSSVLALLVVFILIWKFMRTNNSDEEMSKPINEVRTVASRNWQYTYVEVLEITENFKMVIGKGGFGTVYIGKTKNGNQVAVKVFSPSSSSQGPKEFQTEAELLMTVHHKNLVSFIGYCDDDNKMALIYEYMANGNLKDYLSVRNSQNLSWERRIQIAIDAAEGLDYLHHGCKPPIIHRDVKSANILLNEDLEAKIADFGLSRVFRNEKQNVEVSAVHQNDNKNTESAVMGTTGYLDPEYYKLRNLNEKSDIYSFGIVLLELITGQPAVLKGEQRMHILDWLRPELESKDLSRVLDSRLQGQYDENAAWKALGIAISCTASTSIQRPTMSVVLSELKQCLKMELPRPSETIMVPRNVYSELYSSSEAYSMDSESITYPFPR, encoded by the exons ATGTCCAGAAACATGGCCAATTCCTCAACATTCTTCTTATTGTGGATGCTTTGTAGTGTTGCTCTTGCAATCTTCATTCAGGCACAACAACAAACAG GGTTCATAAGCATTGATTGTGGTAGTCCTGAGAATCTTTCATACACAGATGATGTAACAAATATAAAGTATAGCAGTGATGGATCTTATATACAAACTGGTGTTAACAAAAACATTTCCACTGAATATGCATACCCGAAAAATCCCAATTTGCCAGAGCCACTCTCTGATCTCAGAAGTTTCCCTCAAGGAGTGAGGAACTGTTATGGCTTAATAGCTGGAAGAAAAGGGAATTTACATTTTATCAGGGCTTCCTTCTTGTATGGAAACTACGACGGCGAAAACAATCTCCCTGAATTCGATCTTTATGTCGGCGTCAATTTCTGGTCATCGGTGACATTTAGAGATGCTTCAGAGGAAGTTGTATTGGAAATTATCAGCATGGCAGAATCAGATGTTACTAATGTTTGTCTTGTAAATAAGGGAAAAGGAACTCCTTTTATCTCAGCATTGGAACTTAGGCCTATTTATAGTCCTATTTATAATGCAGAGTTTGGTGAATCTTCTTCTTTGTTACTTTTCAAAAGATGGGACATTGGTTCAATGATCAATGCAAGCGGAAGATATCAAGATGACGTCTATGATAGAATTTGGTCCCCTTATGATTCCCCCTCTTGGGATTCTGTAAAAACTTCTTCAGAAATCAATGTCAATGCTAATGGTTATAGAGCACCGTTTGAAGTCATGAAGAATGCTGCTAGGCCTAGGAATAACAGCGATGCTTTGGAACTTTCTTGGACCCCAGATAAACCGAATTCAAAGTTTTATGTCTACTTGTACTTTGCTGAATTGGATCAGCTTCAGAAAACACAGTTGAGGAAGTTTAATATATCTTGGAATGGATCTCCCTTGTTTGAACCTTTAGTTCCACGCTACTTATATGCAACTGTTGTTTCTAATTCGAAACCATTGGTGGCGAATGAACATCATGTTTCTATACAGAAGACAAAAGATTCAACCCTTCCACCTATTCTTAATGCGGTTGAGATTTATGTTGTAAGAGAGCAAGACACAATTCCAACACTTGAACAAGATG TTGATGCTATGGTGGACACCAAAGAAAGATATGGAGTTCAAAGAAATTGGGTGGGCGATCCTTGTGAGCCAAGGAACTACTCTTGGGAGGGCATAAGATGCAACTACAGCGCTTCGCTTCCTCGCCAAATTATATCACT GAATCTAAGCTCAAGTGGTTTGAGTGGAATAATAGCTCCTTCCATTGCCAATCTCTCTTTGCTGGAATCATT GGATTTATCTAACAACAGCTTAACCGGAACAGTCCCTCGGTTTTTAGAAGAACTGAGATTCCTTAAATATTT GAACTTACAAGGTAACAAATTATCAGGTTCTGTCACTAATACTCTTGAAGAAAGATCAAGGGCTGGATTACTAACAATGAA GGTGGATGATCAAAATCGATGCGCCTGGGGTGACAAAAAGaacaaaaaggttgttgttcccATAGTCGCCTCATTATCATCGGTTTTAGCTCTATTGGTTGTTTTCATCTTGATTTGGAAGTTTATGAGAACTAATAACTCAG ATGAGGAGATGAGCAAGCCCATCAATGAAGTAAGAACCGTAGCGTCAAGGAACTGGCAATATACCTATGTCGAGGTCTTAGAGATCACGGAAAACTTCAAAATGGTCATTGGGAAAGGAGGATTTGGAACTGTGTATATTGGTAAGACAAAAAATGGCAACCAAGTTGCAGTTAAGGTgttttctccatcatcatcatcacaggGCCCAAAGGAATTTCAGACCGAG GCTGAGCTCTTGATGACTGTTCATCACAAAAATTTGGTATCATTCATTGGTTACTGTGATGATGATAATAAAATGGCACTCATATATGAGTACATGGCGAATGGCAACCTAAAAGATTATCTCTCAG TTAGAAACTCACAAAACTTGAGCTGGGAAAGGCGAATTCAGATAGCGATTGATGCTGCAGAGG GATTGGATTACCTACACCATGGATGCAAGCCACCTATAATACACAGAGATGTCAAGTCGGCTAACATTCTTTTAAACGAAGACTTAGAAGCGAAGATAGCCGATTTCGGCCTCTCTAGGGTGTTTCGCAATGAAAAACAAAATGTAGAAGTATCAGCAGTCCATCAGAATGATAACAAAAATACAGAATCAGCAGTCATGGGAACCACTGGTTACCTTGATCCAGA ATACTACAAATTGAGGAACTTGAATGAGAAGAGTGACATCTACAGCTTTGGAATTGTTCTATTGGAACTAATCACGGGGCAGCCGGCCGTATTAAAAGGCGAGCAGCGAATGCACATTCTTGATTGGTTAAGGCCAGAGCTTGAAAGTAAAGATTTGAGCAGAGTATTGGATTCAAGGCTGCAAGGGCAATATGATGAAAATGCTGCATGGAAAGCATTAGGAATAGCAATATCATGCACTGCATCAACCTCCATTCAGAGGCCTACAATGAGTGTTGTGTTATCAGAATTAAAGCAGTGTTTGAAGATGGAATTGCCTAGGCCTAGTGAAACAATTATGGTGCCAAGAAATGTGTATAGTGAACTTTATAGTTCATCTGAAGCATATTCCATGGATAGTGAATCAATCACCTACCCTTTCCCAAGATAG
- the LOC107644464 gene encoding probable LRR receptor-like serine/threonine-protein kinase At4g29180 isoform X3, translated as MSRNMANSSTFFLLWMLCSVALAIFIQAQQQTGFISIDCGSPENLSYTDDVTNIKYSSDGSYIQTGVNKNISTEYAYPKNPNLPEPLSDLRSFPQGVRNCYGLIAGRKGNLHFIRASFLYGNYDGENNLPEFDLYVGVNFWSSVTFRDASEEVVLEIISMAESDVTNVCLVNKGKGTPFISALELRPIYSPIYNAEFGESSSLLLFKRWDIGSMINASGRYQDDVYDRIWSPYDSPSWDSVKTSSEINVNANGYRAPFEVMKNAARPRNNSDALELSWTPDKPNSKFYVYLYFAELDQLQKTQLRKFNISWNGSPLFEPLVPRYLYATVVSNSKPLVANEHHVSIQKTKDSTLPPILNAVEIYVVREQDTIPTLEQDVDAMVDTKERYGVQRNWVGDPCEPRNYSWEGIRCNYSASLPRQIISLNLSSSGLSGIIAPSIANLSLLESLDLSNNSLTGTVPRFLEELRFLKYLNLQGNKLSGSVTNTLEERSRAGLLTMKVDDQNRCAWGDKKNKKVVVPIVASLSSVLALLVVFILIWKFMRTNNSDEEMSKPINEVRTVASRNWQYTYVEVLEITENFKMVIGKGGFGTVYIGKTKNGNQVAVKVFSPSSSSQGPKEFQTEAELLMTVHHKNLVSFIGYCDDDNKMALIYEYMANGNLKDYLSVRNSQNLSWERRIQIAIDAAEVMIDEECLLT; from the exons ATGTCCAGAAACATGGCCAATTCCTCAACATTCTTCTTATTGTGGATGCTTTGTAGTGTTGCTCTTGCAATCTTCATTCAGGCACAACAACAAACAG GGTTCATAAGCATTGATTGTGGTAGTCCTGAGAATCTTTCATACACAGATGATGTAACAAATATAAAGTATAGCAGTGATGGATCTTATATACAAACTGGTGTTAACAAAAACATTTCCACTGAATATGCATACCCGAAAAATCCCAATTTGCCAGAGCCACTCTCTGATCTCAGAAGTTTCCCTCAAGGAGTGAGGAACTGTTATGGCTTAATAGCTGGAAGAAAAGGGAATTTACATTTTATCAGGGCTTCCTTCTTGTATGGAAACTACGACGGCGAAAACAATCTCCCTGAATTCGATCTTTATGTCGGCGTCAATTTCTGGTCATCGGTGACATTTAGAGATGCTTCAGAGGAAGTTGTATTGGAAATTATCAGCATGGCAGAATCAGATGTTACTAATGTTTGTCTTGTAAATAAGGGAAAAGGAACTCCTTTTATCTCAGCATTGGAACTTAGGCCTATTTATAGTCCTATTTATAATGCAGAGTTTGGTGAATCTTCTTCTTTGTTACTTTTCAAAAGATGGGACATTGGTTCAATGATCAATGCAAGCGGAAGATATCAAGATGACGTCTATGATAGAATTTGGTCCCCTTATGATTCCCCCTCTTGGGATTCTGTAAAAACTTCTTCAGAAATCAATGTCAATGCTAATGGTTATAGAGCACCGTTTGAAGTCATGAAGAATGCTGCTAGGCCTAGGAATAACAGCGATGCTTTGGAACTTTCTTGGACCCCAGATAAACCGAATTCAAAGTTTTATGTCTACTTGTACTTTGCTGAATTGGATCAGCTTCAGAAAACACAGTTGAGGAAGTTTAATATATCTTGGAATGGATCTCCCTTGTTTGAACCTTTAGTTCCACGCTACTTATATGCAACTGTTGTTTCTAATTCGAAACCATTGGTGGCGAATGAACATCATGTTTCTATACAGAAGACAAAAGATTCAACCCTTCCACCTATTCTTAATGCGGTTGAGATTTATGTTGTAAGAGAGCAAGACACAATTCCAACACTTGAACAAGATG TTGATGCTATGGTGGACACCAAAGAAAGATATGGAGTTCAAAGAAATTGGGTGGGCGATCCTTGTGAGCCAAGGAACTACTCTTGGGAGGGCATAAGATGCAACTACAGCGCTTCGCTTCCTCGCCAAATTATATCACT GAATCTAAGCTCAAGTGGTTTGAGTGGAATAATAGCTCCTTCCATTGCCAATCTCTCTTTGCTGGAATCATT GGATTTATCTAACAACAGCTTAACCGGAACAGTCCCTCGGTTTTTAGAAGAACTGAGATTCCTTAAATATTT GAACTTACAAGGTAACAAATTATCAGGTTCTGTCACTAATACTCTTGAAGAAAGATCAAGGGCTGGATTACTAACAATGAA GGTGGATGATCAAAATCGATGCGCCTGGGGTGACAAAAAGaacaaaaaggttgttgttcccATAGTCGCCTCATTATCATCGGTTTTAGCTCTATTGGTTGTTTTCATCTTGATTTGGAAGTTTATGAGAACTAATAACTCAG ATGAGGAGATGAGCAAGCCCATCAATGAAGTAAGAACCGTAGCGTCAAGGAACTGGCAATATACCTATGTCGAGGTCTTAGAGATCACGGAAAACTTCAAAATGGTCATTGGGAAAGGAGGATTTGGAACTGTGTATATTGGTAAGACAAAAAATGGCAACCAAGTTGCAGTTAAGGTgttttctccatcatcatcatcacaggGCCCAAAGGAATTTCAGACCGAG GCTGAGCTCTTGATGACTGTTCATCACAAAAATTTGGTATCATTCATTGGTTACTGTGATGATGATAATAAAATGGCACTCATATATGAGTACATGGCGAATGGCAACCTAAAAGATTATCTCTCAG TTAGAAACTCACAAAACTTGAGCTGGGAAAGGCGAATTCAGATAGCGATTGATGCTGCAGAGG TGATGATTGATGAAGAATGTCTTTTGACTTGA
- the LOC107642144 gene encoding meiotic nuclear division protein 1 homolog produces MSKKRGLSLEEKREKMLEIFYESQDFFLLKELEKMGPKKGVITQSVKDVVQSLVDDDLVSKDKIGTSVYFWSLPSCAGNQLRNVRNKLDSDLQSSKKRHAELVDQCEALKKGREESDERAEALADLKAIELKHNELKDELAQYRDNDPAAFEAMKEAIEVAHASANRWTDNIFTLRQWCSNNFPQAKEQLENMYREVGITDDFDYLELAPLPLKEVAD; encoded by the exons ATG TCGAAGAAAAGGGGTCTTTCATTGGAAGAGAAGCGCGAGAAGATGCTTGAAATCTTCTATGAGTCTCAAGACTTCTTCCTG CTTAAGGAGCTGGAGAAGATGGGTCCTAAGAAAGGTGTTATCACTCAGTCTGTGAAAGACGTTGTTCAAAGTTTAGTGGATGATGATCTTGTTTCCAAAGATAAGATAGGAACTTCT GTATATTTCTGGAGTCTTCCTAGCTGTGCTGGAAATCAG CTTAGGAATGTGCGTAACAAACTCGACTCTGATCTACAAAGCAGTAAGAAGCGGCATGCTGAACTTGTTGACCAATGCGAGGCACTAAAGAAGGGGCGAGAGGAATCC GATGAACGAGCGGAGGCCCTAGCAGATCTCAAAGCAATTGAGCTGAAGCATAATGAGTTGAAG GATGAGTTGGCACAGTACAGAGATAATGATCCAGCTGCTTTTGAAGCAATGA AGGAAGCAATTGAAGTTGCTCATGCATCAGCCAACAGATGGACAG ATAACATTTTCACCCTGAGACAATGGTGTTCAAACAACTTCCCACAGGCTAAAGAGCAACTTGAAAACATGTACAGGGAG GTTGGTATAAcagacgattttgactatttgGAGTTAGCTCCTCTTCCACTCAAAGAAGTTGCTGATTAA